In Solidesulfovibrio sp., one DNA window encodes the following:
- a CDS encoding sll0787 family AIR synthase-like protein: MDTRVNLPKLIGTLRDSEVFRNKTPIGPMTETFAALADSFGIRNGDDAAAIPDGDGYLLLAAEGITASIVRHNPYLAGKCAVLANVNDIYAMGGHPLAMVDVIGTPDDESAREICRGMRDNAARYQVPVVGGHVLRTERDASVALAILGRAKKCITSFDALPGERLVLVTRGNGNWLGDMGFWNCTLPEDDATLVSHLELLPLSAERELVRAGKDVSMAGIAGTALMLAESSRVGVSLDVDAIVPPTGVALAPWLLAFMSYGFLLAVTPGRLAEVLDLFASQGLRAATVGEFHEERRAWLRQGGRRAVLWDFSEKPFVGAPA; encoded by the coding sequence TTGGACACACGCGTGAACCTGCCCAAACTGATCGGCACGCTGCGGGACTCGGAAGTCTTTCGCAATAAAACCCCTATTGGGCCCATGACCGAGACCTTTGCCGCCCTGGCCGACTCTTTTGGCATCCGAAACGGCGACGACGCCGCGGCCATCCCCGACGGCGACGGCTATCTGCTGCTGGCGGCCGAGGGCATAACGGCCTCCATCGTACGCCACAACCCCTACCTGGCCGGCAAATGCGCCGTTTTGGCCAATGTCAACGACATCTACGCCATGGGCGGCCATCCCCTGGCCATGGTGGATGTCATCGGCACGCCAGACGACGAGTCGGCCCGAGAAATCTGCCGGGGGATGCGCGACAATGCCGCCCGATATCAGGTTCCGGTGGTCGGCGGCCATGTGCTGCGCACCGAGCGCGACGCCTCGGTGGCCCTGGCCATTTTGGGCCGGGCCAAAAAGTGCATCACCAGTTTCGACGCGCTCCCGGGGGAACGCCTCGTGCTGGTCACCCGGGGCAACGGCAACTGGCTGGGCGACATGGGCTTTTGGAACTGCACCCTGCCAGAAGACGACGCGACCCTTGTCTCCCATCTCGAACTGCTGCCGCTTAGCGCCGAACGCGAGCTCGTTCGCGCCGGCAAGGACGTCAGCATGGCCGGCATTGCCGGCACAGCCCTCATGCTGGCCGAATCGTCCCGGGTCGGGGTCAGCCTCGACGTCGATGCCATTGTCCCGCCCACGGGCGTTGCGCTTGCCCCATGGCTCTTGGCATTTATGTCTTACGGCTTCCTCCTGGCCGTTACTCCGGGCCGGCTGGCCGAGGTGCTCGACCTGTTTGCGAGCCAGGGCCTACGTGCTGCAACCGTGGGCGAATTTCACGAAGAACGACGTGCCTGGCTGCGCCAGGGCGGACGCCGGGCCGTGCTGTGGGATTTTTCGGAGAAGCCCTTTGTCGGAGCGCCGGCATGA
- a CDS encoding ABC transporter substrate-binding protein codes for MIRPSLALPFRLTAATLAVCLVLAAAPAPAGPPAANAPVRLAYLQNDLHHLALWVALENEYFAQEGVSVEVAGVFRSGPELMTAFGSGALDAAYVGEAPATIAKVRGTAQIQVLAQANTEGSALVGSKALAAGTVARPTLAIPGNGSVQDLLLQKALPRLHLTPEQVERIVVSPPDMLIALQSGQIDGFIAWEPYPSQAIAQHIGTILASSADIWPGHPCCVLAATTAFITQRGQEAQALVRAHQRATAFLREQPDKAVAIAVKYTGMREAIVRLALPQVTYTGTPSIAGEEQYVNFLNSLGVIKVEDAGGFTRDFIAAPLPEAAAK; via the coding sequence ATGATTCGCCCCAGCCTCGCACTTCCCTTTCGCCTGACGGCGGCAACCCTGGCCGTCTGCCTCGTCCTTGCCGCCGCCCCCGCCCCGGCCGGTCCGCCGGCCGCAAACGCACCCGTCCGACTGGCCTACCTGCAAAACGACCTGCACCATCTGGCCCTGTGGGTGGCGCTGGAAAACGAGTATTTCGCGCAGGAAGGCGTTTCCGTCGAAGTGGCCGGCGTCTTCCGCTCCGGCCCGGAACTCATGACCGCCTTCGGTTCCGGGGCCCTGGACGCGGCCTATGTCGGGGAAGCGCCGGCCACCATCGCCAAGGTCCGAGGCACGGCCCAGATCCAGGTGCTGGCCCAGGCCAATACCGAAGGTTCCGCCCTGGTCGGCTCCAAGGCCCTGGCCGCCGGCACGGTGGCCCGCCCCACCCTGGCCATCCCCGGCAACGGCAGCGTCCAGGACCTCCTGCTGCAAAAGGCCCTGCCCCGGCTGCATCTGACTCCGGAGCAGGTCGAGCGCATCGTGGTCAGCCCGCCGGACATGCTGATCGCCCTGCAATCCGGCCAGATCGACGGCTTCATCGCCTGGGAACCGTACCCCTCCCAGGCCATTGCCCAGCATATTGGCACGATACTGGCAAGTTCCGCCGACATCTGGCCCGGCCATCCCTGCTGCGTGCTCGCCGCAACCACGGCGTTCATTACCCAGCGCGGCCAGGAAGCCCAGGCTTTGGTCCGCGCCCACCAGCGGGCCACGGCATTTCTCCGTGAGCAGCCCGACAAGGCCGTGGCCATCGCCGTCAAGTACACCGGCATGCGCGAGGCCATAGTCCGGCTGGCCCTGCCCCAGGTGACCTATACCGGAACGCCGAGCATCGCCGGCGAGGAGCAGTACGTGAACTTTTTAAACTCCCTGGGCGTGATCAAGGTCGAGGACGCCGGCGGCTTTACCCGCGACTTCATCGCCGCCCCCCTGCCGGAGGCAGCCGCCAAATGA
- a CDS encoding ABC transporter permease: MTVSALGPAILVLLLWQGLCQTGLVSPALFASPAAVALALVELWGRGMPPGRALPGHVWYSLARVLAGTGLAVVLGVPLGLALGGSPRFRALCMPLVDFLRPIPPLAWIPLAILWFGLGMASAAYLIFLGAFFPVVLATCSGVLAVDPLYVDAVRVLGGGRAAVWRKVLLPGALPSVVTGVRVGLGIGWMTLVAAEFIGVRGGYGLGYMIMSARDLQRTDMVMAGMAVIGLIGLGMEWCMQRLSKTLLRWQ, from the coding sequence ATGACCGTATCCGCCCTTGGCCCGGCCATCCTGGTCCTGCTGCTCTGGCAAGGCCTCTGCCAGACAGGGCTGGTCTCCCCGGCCCTGTTCGCCTCGCCGGCGGCTGTCGCCCTGGCCCTGGTGGAACTGTGGGGCCGGGGCATGCCGCCAGGGCGCGCGCTCCCCGGGCACGTCTGGTATAGCCTCGCCCGCGTGTTGGCCGGGACGGGGTTGGCCGTGGTCCTGGGCGTGCCGCTGGGGCTGGCCCTGGGGGGCAGCCCCCGGTTTCGGGCTCTTTGCATGCCCCTGGTCGATTTCCTGCGCCCCATCCCGCCCCTGGCCTGGATTCCCCTGGCCATCCTGTGGTTTGGCCTGGGGATGGCCTCGGCGGCCTATCTCATTTTCCTGGGCGCGTTTTTCCCGGTGGTCCTGGCCACCTGCTCCGGCGTGCTGGCCGTCGATCCGCTCTATGTGGACGCCGTGCGCGTCCTTGGCGGCGGCCGGGCGGCGGTGTGGCGCAAGGTGCTGCTGCCCGGGGCGCTGCCATCGGTCGTAACCGGCGTGCGGGTGGGCTTGGGCATCGGCTGGATGACCTTGGTCGCCGCCGAATTCATCGGCGTGCGGGGTGGCTACGGCCTGGGCTACATGATCATGAGCGCCCGGGATCTGCAGCGCACCGACATGGTCATGGCCGGCATGGCCGTCATCGGCCTGATCGGGCTTGGCATGGAGTGGTGCATGCAGCGCCTGTCCAAAACCTTGCTGCGCTGGCAATGA
- a CDS encoding ABC transporter ATP-binding protein — MAATLTVRDLGKTYPAAGDRPAVTVLDGVSLDVAAGSIVSVVGLNGSGKTTLLRIIAGLEPPSQGSILIDGRPPVPGGSGGIGLVGQDVALLPWRTVRDNIALGLELQRLPTARRFELARQYEDAFGLADWADRYPKELSGGMRQKAAIARTLVASPGVVLMDEPFSALDCQTRNRMQAFLLDVWATRRDTILFVTHNIEEAVLVSDHIIVLTPKPSRVEEILAVDLPRPRLRTDAAVNALRSNIFETLGKLLRQER, encoded by the coding sequence ATGGCCGCGACCCTGACCGTTCGCGATCTCGGCAAGACCTATCCGGCGGCGGGCGACAGGCCGGCGGTCACCGTGCTTGACGGCGTCAGCCTCGACGTCGCGGCCGGTTCCATCGTCTCGGTGGTGGGACTCAACGGCTCGGGCAAGACCACGCTGCTGCGCATCATCGCCGGCCTGGAGCCGCCGTCCCAGGGCAGCATTCTTATCGACGGCCGCCCACCCGTCCCCGGCGGCAGCGGTGGCATCGGGCTGGTTGGCCAGGATGTGGCGCTTTTGCCCTGGCGCACGGTGCGCGACAACATCGCCCTGGGCCTTGAACTCCAACGCCTGCCGACGGCCCGACGCTTTGAGCTGGCCAGGCAATACGAAGACGCCTTCGGCCTGGCCGACTGGGCTGATCGCTATCCCAAGGAACTCTCCGGCGGGATGCGCCAGAAAGCCGCCATAGCCAGGACGCTCGTCGCCAGTCCCGGCGTGGTCCTCATGGACGAGCCCTTCAGTGCCCTGGACTGCCAGACCCGAAACCGGATGCAGGCTTTCCTGCTGGACGTCTGGGCCACGCGGCGCGACACCATCCTCTTTGTCACCCACAACATCGAGGAGGCGGTGCTGGTCAGCGACCACATCATCGTCCTGACGCCAAAGCCCAGCCGGGTCGAGGAGATACTGGCCGTCGACCTGCCCCGCCCGAGGCTACGGACCGATGCGGCGGTCAACGCGCTACGGTCCAACATCTTTGAAACCCTGGGAAAACTGCTCCGCCAGGAGCGTTGA